A genomic segment from Cyanobium sp. NIES-981 encodes:
- a CDS encoding PspA/IM30 family protein, whose protein sequence is MGFFDRLSRLLRANANAAIGSMEDPGKILDQSVADMQADLVKLRQAVATAIASQKRIQNQAEQAESQSKTWYQRAERALQKGEEDLAREALTRRKTYDDTATALNTQLKSQAGQVEALKKSLVALEAKIAEAKTKKDMLKARAQAAQAQEQLQSAVGNLGTNSAMAAFERMEEKVQTLEARSQAAAELAGADLESQFAALEGSDVDDELAALKNRLSGAAGPAPVALPKDSDPVPQLAPVKVAEVDAELEELRRSIDKL, encoded by the coding sequence ATGGGCTTCTTCGATCGCCTCAGCCGTCTGCTCCGCGCCAACGCCAATGCGGCGATCGGCAGCATGGAGGATCCCGGCAAGATCCTCGACCAGTCCGTGGCCGACATGCAGGCGGATCTGGTCAAGCTCCGCCAGGCCGTGGCCACGGCCATCGCCAGCCAGAAGCGGATCCAGAACCAGGCCGAGCAGGCCGAGAGCCAGTCGAAAACCTGGTACCAGCGCGCCGAGCGGGCCCTGCAGAAAGGCGAGGAGGACCTGGCCCGTGAGGCCCTCACCCGCCGCAAGACCTACGACGACACCGCCACGGCCCTCAACACCCAGCTGAAGAGCCAGGCCGGCCAGGTGGAGGCTCTCAAGAAGAGTCTGGTGGCCCTGGAGGCCAAGATCGCCGAGGCCAAGACCAAGAAGGACATGCTCAAGGCCCGGGCCCAGGCGGCCCAGGCCCAGGAGCAGCTGCAGAGCGCCGTGGGCAACCTCGGCACCAACTCCGCCATGGCCGCGTTCGAGCGGATGGAGGAGAAGGTGCAGACGCTCGAGGCCCGCAGCCAGGCCGCGGCCGAGCTGGCCGGGGCCGACCTCGAGAGCCAGTTCGCCGCCCTCGAGGGCAGCGATGTGGACGATGAACTCGCCGCCCTCAAGAACCGTCTGTCCGGCGCCGCTGGCCCGGCCCCGGTCGCCTTGCCCAAGGACAGCGATCCCGTGCCCCAGCTGGCGCCGGTCAAGGTGGCCGAGGTGGACGCCGAGCTCGAGGAGCTGAGGCGCTCGATCGACAAGCTCTGA
- a CDS encoding biotin--[acetyl-CoA-carboxylase] ligase yields the protein MSGWRIRRLPVCGSTEWELERWLGGLLPPQEPLRHRLAVVARRQCHGQGQRGRPWVSPAGGVWLTAAFPWPSLEGANLGLAVAVGLTRQLEELGLPVQIKWPNDLLLHGRKLAGLLPRLRLRGAQVRWAQVGIGLNGLNRVPPGAVSVGQALARPGRHRSGRHPWASPRRLEPRVWAALDWARQQAGAPELVLGQAEARLWRPPDGLRLGHEVWKVAGLERDGRLRLERGTAQTWLPSRF from the coding sequence TTGAGCGGCTGGCGGATCCGCCGTCTGCCGGTCTGCGGCAGCACCGAATGGGAGCTCGAACGCTGGCTGGGCGGCCTGCTTCCCCCGCAGGAGCCGTTGCGGCACCGCCTGGCGGTGGTGGCCCGCCGCCAGTGCCATGGCCAGGGTCAGCGCGGCCGCCCCTGGGTGTCACCCGCCGGAGGGGTGTGGCTGACGGCGGCGTTTCCCTGGCCGTCTCTCGAGGGGGCCAACCTGGGCCTGGCCGTGGCGGTGGGACTGACGCGGCAGCTGGAGGAGCTGGGTCTGCCGGTGCAGATCAAGTGGCCGAATGATCTGCTCCTGCATGGCCGCAAGCTGGCCGGCCTGCTGCCACGGCTGCGGCTGCGTGGCGCGCAGGTGCGCTGGGCCCAGGTGGGGATCGGGCTGAATGGCCTCAATCGTGTGCCGCCTGGAGCCGTGTCCGTGGGCCAGGCGCTGGCGCGGCCGGGGCGGCACCGGAGCGGCCGGCATCCCTGGGCCTCTCCCCGGCGCCTCGAGCCAAGGGTGTGGGCGGCCCTGGACTGGGCCCGGCAGCAGGCCGGCGCCCCCGAGCTGGTGCTGGGCCAGGCCGAAGCGCGCCTGTGGCGCCCCCCGGACGGTCTGCGGCTCGGCCATGAGGTCTGGAAGGTGGCCGGTCTGGAGCGGGATGGCCGGCTGCGCCTCGAACGGGGCACGGCGCAGACCTGGCTGCCCAGCCGCTTCTGA
- a CDS encoding ABC transporter ATP-binding protein, with protein sequence MVSAEPVAELHAIEKIYGSGDTEVRALDGLSLTVHRGDYLAVMGASGSGKSTAMNIIGCLDRPSSGSYRLNGTLVNELDDDQLADLRNRELGFVFQQFHLLPQLTALENVMLPMVYAGVPAAERRSRAEEALARVGLAQRLHNRPNQLSGGQQQRVAIARAIINRPALLLADEPTGALDSRTTEEVLAIFDELHRGGMTVVMVTHEDDVAARADQVVHFRDGRTTD encoded by the coding sequence ATGGTCTCAGCGGAACCGGTTGCCGAACTGCACGCCATCGAGAAGATCTACGGCTCGGGGGACACCGAAGTCCGTGCCCTCGATGGCCTCAGCCTCACGGTGCACCGGGGGGATTACCTGGCCGTGATGGGGGCCTCGGGCTCCGGCAAGAGCACCGCCATGAACATCATCGGCTGCCTGGATCGCCCCAGCAGCGGCAGCTATCGGCTGAACGGCACGCTGGTGAATGAACTCGACGACGACCAGCTGGCGGATCTGCGCAACCGCGAATTGGGGTTTGTGTTTCAACAGTTCCATCTGCTGCCGCAGCTCACCGCCCTGGAGAACGTGATGCTGCCGATGGTGTACGCCGGTGTGCCCGCGGCCGAACGGCGGAGCCGGGCGGAGGAGGCGCTCGCCAGGGTGGGGCTGGCCCAGCGCCTGCACAACAGGCCCAACCAGCTCTCGGGCGGCCAGCAGCAGCGGGTGGCCATCGCCCGGGCGATCATCAACCGCCCCGCCCTGTTGCTCGCCGACGAGCCCACCGGCGCCCTCGATTCACGCACCACCGAAGAAGTGCTGGCCATCTTCGACGAACTCCACCGCGGCGGAATGACGGTGGTGATGGTGACCCACGAGGACGATGTGGCCGCCCGGGCGGATCAGGTGGTGCATTTCCGCGACGGCCGCACCACCGACTAG
- the trxA gene encoding thioredoxin produces the protein MSVAELTDANFQSEVLESSGPVLVDVWAQWCGPCRLMAPLMDWAATTYAGRLVVGKLEADPNPASRDRLQVQGLPTLVLFKAGAEVARHEGAMAQAQLKAFLDAHL, from the coding sequence GTGTCCGTCGCTGAGCTCACCGATGCCAACTTCCAGTCCGAGGTGCTGGAGTCCTCCGGCCCCGTGCTGGTGGACGTGTGGGCCCAGTGGTGCGGCCCCTGCCGCTTGATGGCGCCCCTGATGGACTGGGCCGCCACCACCTATGCCGGGCGCCTGGTGGTGGGCAAGCTCGAGGCCGATCCCAATCCCGCCAGCCGTGACCGGCTCCAGGTGCAGGGTCTCCCCACCCTCGTGCTGTTCAAGGCCGGGGCCGAGGTGGCCCGCCACGAGGGCGCCATGGCCCAGGCCCAGCTCAAGGCCTTCCTGGATGCCCATCTCTGA
- a CDS encoding NAD(P)H-quinone oxidoreductase subunit N, with product MVLPTALPMAVHAQEAALAPAGLALQLNAGAIAPEVSVLLALVACLLVDLAGERAASRWVPPLCYAGLGGALVLLALQWNTPLLEPSFLGSFLADNLAIAFRGVVAASTLISLLLSWRYVERSGTPVGEYAAILLAATLGAMFLCGATDLVSIFISLETLSVSSYLLAGYMKRDARSSEAALKYLLVGSAAAAVFLYGASLLYGLTGGATGLDAVAVALQTSASPVTALALVFVLATVAFKIAAVPFHQWTPDVYEGSPTPVVAFLSVGSKAAGFALAVRILVGCFDSFDAQWKLLFTVLAVLSMVLGNVVALAQTSMKRMLAYSSIGQAGFVMIGLVCGTEEGFAAMVLYMAAYLFMNLGAFACIILFSLRTGSDRIADYAGLYQKDPLITLGLSLCLLSLGGIPPMLGFFGKIYLFFAGWADHQYLLVVVGLITSVVSIYYYISVIKMMVVKEPQEASDVVKAYPPITWAVTGLPALRTALVGCVIVTAVGGILSSPLFTWASEAVAGTPILQQAIASAAIPPVG from the coding sequence ATGGTTCTGCCCACTGCACTTCCCATGGCGGTCCATGCCCAGGAGGCAGCGCTCGCTCCAGCGGGTCTGGCTCTCCAGCTGAATGCCGGCGCCATCGCCCCCGAGGTGTCGGTGCTGCTGGCGCTGGTGGCCTGCCTGCTGGTGGATCTGGCCGGGGAGCGGGCCGCCAGCCGCTGGGTGCCGCCGCTCTGTTACGCCGGCCTGGGAGGGGCCCTGGTGCTGCTGGCGCTGCAGTGGAACACCCCCCTGCTGGAGCCCTCCTTCCTCGGCTCCTTCCTCGCCGACAACCTGGCCATCGCCTTCCGTGGCGTGGTGGCGGCCTCCACCCTGATCTCTCTCCTGCTCAGCTGGCGCTACGTGGAGCGCAGCGGCACGCCGGTGGGGGAGTACGCCGCCATCCTGCTGGCCGCCACCCTGGGCGCCATGTTCCTCTGCGGCGCCACCGATCTGGTGAGCATTTTCATCTCCCTGGAAACGCTCTCGGTGTCGAGCTACCTGCTCGCGGGCTACATGAAGCGGGATGCCCGCAGTTCGGAAGCGGCACTCAAGTATCTGCTCGTGGGCTCGGCGGCCGCGGCGGTGTTTCTCTACGGCGCCTCCCTGCTCTATGGCCTCACCGGCGGAGCCACCGGCCTGGACGCCGTGGCGGTGGCCCTCCAGACGAGCGCTTCTCCCGTGACAGCCCTGGCCCTGGTGTTCGTGCTGGCCACGGTGGCCTTCAAGATCGCCGCCGTGCCCTTCCACCAGTGGACCCCGGACGTCTACGAAGGTTCTCCCACCCCTGTGGTGGCCTTCCTCTCGGTGGGCTCCAAGGCGGCCGGTTTCGCCCTGGCGGTGCGGATTCTGGTGGGCTGCTTCGACAGCTTCGACGCCCAGTGGAAGCTGCTGTTCACCGTGCTGGCGGTGCTGAGCATGGTGCTGGGCAACGTGGTGGCCCTGGCCCAGACCTCCATGAAGCGGATGCTGGCCTACAGCTCGATCGGCCAGGCCGGTTTCGTGATGATCGGCCTGGTGTGCGGCACCGAGGAGGGCTTCGCCGCCATGGTGCTGTACATGGCGGCCTACCTGTTCATGAACCTCGGGGCGTTCGCCTGCATCATCCTCTTCTCGCTCCGCACCGGCAGCGACCGTATCGCCGACTACGCCGGTCTGTATCAGAAGGATCCGCTGATCACCCTGGGCCTGAGCCTCTGCCTGCTGTCGCTAGGAGGCATTCCTCCGATGCTGGGGTTCTTCGGCAAGATCTACCTCTTCTTCGCCGGCTGGGCCGACCACCAGTACCTGCTGGTGGTGGTGGGCCTGATCACCTCGGTGGTGTCGATCTATTACTACATCTCGGTGATCAAGATGATGGTGGTGAAGGAGCCTCAGGAGGCCTCCGACGTGGTGAAGGCCTACCCCCCCATCACCTGGGCCGTGACCGGCCTGCCGGCCCTGCGCACCGCCCTGGTGGGCTGTGTGATCGTGACGGCCGTGGGCGGCATTCTCTCCAGCCCCCTGTTCACGTGGGCCAGTGAGGCCGTCGCAGGCACGCCCATCCTCCAGCAGGCCATCGCCAGCGCGGCCATTCCCCCGGTGGGTTGA
- a CDS encoding glycosyltransferase — MRILVVSTPVGSLGSGQGGGVELTAFALVAGLLRRGHQVSVLAAAGSVLPAACRRAQLWLESGVDQPSWQHRPQQSPVEIPAGGLLPRFWRRALGRQADVDVIVNLAYDWLPIWLTPHVATPIAHLISMGSVGQAMDAVIAEVAALHPERFAFHTAAQAADFALPGPPRLVGNGFDLSRYRFEPRPEPLLGWAGRVAPEKGLEDAAAVAAALDLPLAVWGLRQDAAYAERVEASVPPGTLQWRGFLPTEQLQAELGRCAVLLNTPKWNEAFGNVVVEAMACGVPVAAYARGGPGELVQPGVNGALASPDDRQALAEAVRRAQRIERAACRRWVEQHCSQEVFAGRIEAWLEAVTRGITSPQPPGPV; from the coding sequence ATGCGGATCCTCGTGGTGAGCACCCCGGTGGGGAGCCTGGGCAGCGGCCAGGGCGGTGGCGTGGAGCTCACCGCCTTCGCCCTGGTGGCCGGCCTGCTGCGCAGGGGCCACCAGGTGAGCGTGCTGGCCGCCGCCGGTTCGGTGCTGCCGGCGGCCTGCCGGCGGGCCCAGCTCTGGCTGGAGAGCGGCGTCGATCAGCCCAGCTGGCAGCACCGTCCCCAGCAGAGCCCCGTGGAGATCCCTGCCGGGGGGCTGCTGCCCCGGTTCTGGCGCCGCGCCCTGGGCCGGCAGGCCGACGTGGATGTGATCGTCAACCTGGCCTACGACTGGCTGCCGATCTGGCTCACCCCCCACGTGGCCACACCGATCGCCCACCTGATCAGCATGGGTTCGGTGGGCCAGGCCATGGACGCGGTGATCGCCGAGGTGGCCGCCCTTCACCCCGAGCGGTTCGCCTTCCACACCGCCGCCCAGGCGGCCGATTTCGCGCTGCCGGGCCCGCCGCGGCTGGTGGGCAACGGCTTCGATCTGAGCCGCTACCGGTTTGAGCCACGGCCCGAGCCGCTGCTGGGCTGGGCGGGCCGCGTCGCCCCCGAGAAGGGCCTGGAGGATGCGGCGGCGGTGGCGGCCGCCCTGGATCTGCCCCTGGCGGTGTGGGGGCTGCGGCAGGACGCGGCCTACGCCGAGCGCGTGGAGGCTTCGGTGCCGCCTGGAACGCTGCAGTGGCGCGGTTTTCTGCCCACCGAGCAGTTGCAGGCGGAGCTGGGCCGCTGCGCCGTGCTGCTGAACACCCCCAAGTGGAACGAGGCTTTCGGCAATGTGGTGGTGGAGGCGATGGCCTGTGGGGTGCCCGTGGCCGCCTATGCCCGGGGGGGACCTGGGGAACTCGTGCAGCCGGGAGTGAACGGCGCTCTGGCCTCGCCCGACGATCGCCAGGCGCTGGCCGAGGCGGTGCGGCGGGCCCAGCGGATCGAGCGTGCCGCCTGCCGCCGCTGGGTGGAACAGCACTGCTCCCAGGAGGTGTTTGCCGGGCGGATCGAAGCCTGGCTGGAGGCCGTGACCCGCGGGATAACGTCCCCCCAGCCGCCTGGGCCCGTGTGA
- a CDS encoding glycosyltransferase family 39 protein gives MPWRTRRSILVLTLALGALLFLWQLGSTGLVDETPPLFAASARAMAETGDWLVPRVNGLPRYDKPPLVYWAMGLLYALPGQELWNPLGTWAARLPSAVATLAVMLALARTLLRWPQQSIRPGLTALTAALAFALSPLVLLWGRIAVSDALFSGCLSLGLLSCWCSYAAGGRRWWAAWIWLGLAVLTKGPVAVVLLGLTLLLFGWLQADLGRLWQRLRPLRGLGLTAALSVPWYALALWREGEPFWRSFFGYHNLERFTAVVNQHLQPWWFFAPVLLLASLPWSPLLLVGLAQGVTGPGPWRWRPTPVEVLPPPLSLQRFAACWLLAVLLFFTAAATKLPSYWLPATPAAGLLIALAAQRPRGRLWPLAAALSVLLSAVLALAFAAAPLWVPRIVTPEMPTLPRELLAGGRLWWAAACFGLAAVAAALLWWPFSPRPRDGGRALAALQAGMALFVLLVLLPCWQLGDRLRSLPVRQLAAAVRRDQRAAEPLAMVGMLKPSLLYYSRRVVIYEGAPATGLVNLADRLNRERRSGQVPAPAARAPSLLLVIDADTAAQPHWSGLDPELLGRAGIYRLWRLDRRRLERRAADLGQAGVRADWEDPRPERY, from the coding sequence GTGCCGTGGCGCACGCGCCGCTCGATCCTTGTGCTCACCCTGGCGCTGGGGGCCCTTCTGTTTCTCTGGCAGCTGGGCAGCACGGGCCTGGTGGACGAGACCCCACCCCTGTTCGCCGCCTCGGCCCGGGCCATGGCTGAAACGGGTGACTGGCTGGTGCCCCGGGTCAACGGCCTGCCCCGCTACGACAAGCCTCCGCTCGTGTACTGGGCGATGGGCCTGCTCTATGCCCTGCCGGGGCAGGAGCTGTGGAACCCGCTCGGCACCTGGGCGGCCCGGCTTCCCTCCGCCGTGGCCACCCTGGCCGTGATGCTGGCGCTGGCCCGCACCCTGCTGCGCTGGCCCCAGCAGTCGATCCGCCCGGGCCTCACCGCCCTCACGGCCGCCCTGGCCTTCGCCCTCTCCCCGCTGGTGCTGCTCTGGGGGCGGATCGCCGTGAGTGATGCCCTGTTCAGCGGCTGCCTCAGCCTCGGCCTGCTGAGCTGCTGGTGCAGCTATGCGGCCGGCGGCCGGCGCTGGTGGGCCGCCTGGATCTGGCTCGGGCTGGCGGTGCTCACCAAGGGGCCCGTGGCCGTGGTGCTGCTGGGCCTCACCCTGCTGCTGTTCGGCTGGCTGCAGGCCGATCTGGGGCGGCTCTGGCAACGGCTGCGGCCGCTGCGGGGGCTGGGGCTCACGGCCGCGCTCTCCGTGCCCTGGTACGCCCTGGCCCTGTGGAGGGAGGGGGAGCCGTTCTGGCGCAGCTTCTTCGGCTACCACAACCTGGAGCGGTTCACCGCGGTGGTGAACCAGCATCTCCAGCCCTGGTGGTTCTTCGCTCCCGTGCTCCTGCTGGCCAGCCTGCCCTGGAGTCCGCTCCTGCTGGTGGGCCTGGCCCAGGGGGTCACGGGCCCCGGGCCCTGGCGCTGGCGCCCCACTCCGGTGGAGGTGCTGCCGCCGCCGCTCTCGCTGCAACGCTTCGCGGCCTGCTGGCTGCTGGCGGTGCTGCTCTTCTTCACGGCGGCCGCCACCAAGCTGCCCAGCTACTGGCTGCCGGCCACCCCTGCAGCGGGGCTGCTCATCGCCCTGGCGGCCCAGCGCCCCCGCGGGCGCCTCTGGCCTCTGGCGGCGGCGCTCTCGGTGCTGCTCAGTGCCGTGCTGGCCCTGGCCTTCGCGGCGGCCCCCCTGTGGGTGCCCAGGATCGTGACCCCCGAGATGCCCACCCTGCCCCGGGAGCTGCTGGCGGGGGGCAGGCTCTGGTGGGCCGCGGCCTGCTTCGGCCTGGCGGCCGTGGCCGCAGCCCTGCTCTGGTGGCCGTTCTCCCCCCGCCCCCGGGACGGCGGCCGGGCCCTGGCTGCTCTCCAGGCTGGGATGGCGCTCTTCGTGCTGCTGGTGCTGCTGCCCTGCTGGCAGCTGGGCGACCGGCTGCGCAGCCTGCCGGTGCGCCAGCTGGCCGCCGCCGTGCGGCGGGATCAGCGAGCGGCTGAACCCCTGGCCATGGTGGGCATGCTGAAGCCCTCCCTCCTGTACTACAGCCGCCGCGTGGTGATCTACGAGGGCGCCCCGGCCACGGGCCTGGTCAACCTGGCCGACCGGCTGAACCGGGAGCGGCGCAGCGGCCAGGTGCCGGCTCCGGCGGCACGGGCCCCCTCGCTGCTGCTGGTGATCGATGCCGACACGGCCGCTCAGCCCCACTGGAGCGGGCTCGATCCGGAGCTGCTGGGCCGGGCCGGGATCTACCGGCTGTGGCGCCTGGATCGGCGGCGGCTGGAACGGCGCGCTGCCGACCTGGGCCAGGCCGGGGTCCGGGCCGACTGGGAGGATCCCAGGCCCGAGCGCTACTGA
- a CDS encoding aminotransferase class I/II-fold pyridoxal phosphate-dependent enzyme has product MPISERLAQLGSGVFARNDVRKAAYAARAAAAGLPPLLDLSLGSTDLQPPPAVVSAMQRAMEQPASAAYCLHAATGPFREAVAAWAQRRFGVAVDPAREVLLLVGSQEGTAHLPLAVLNPGDRALLLDPYYPSHMGGLHLASARPQLLPLDPAEGWRPDFGRLAPSQWDALKLMVLGFPHNPTATTGEQAWLDAAMDKALRHDLVLAHDNPYVDLALEGEAPALLRHPGWRKGGIEFFSFSKSWCLGGYRLAFAIGAEWLITALRQLKGVVDFNQSLALQAGAIAALEQAPDWPARLRATYRQRRDRMATALEAVGWPVRRPSMALYLWLRLPPPWREQGSEAFCAALLEGTGVALTPGNGFGPGGEGWARLALVHPAGELEQGAARIGPWLAAAPEP; this is encoded by the coding sequence ATGCCCATCTCTGAGCGGCTGGCGCAGCTCGGCAGCGGGGTCTTCGCCCGCAATGACGTCCGCAAGGCGGCCTACGCGGCCCGTGCCGCTGCCGCCGGCCTGCCGCCCCTCCTCGATCTCTCCCTGGGATCCACCGATCTGCAGCCGCCCCCGGCGGTGGTCAGCGCCATGCAGCGGGCGATGGAGCAGCCCGCCAGCGCGGCCTACTGCCTGCACGCCGCCACCGGGCCGTTTCGGGAGGCGGTGGCCGCCTGGGCCCAGCGCCGCTTCGGGGTGGCGGTGGATCCGGCCCGGGAGGTGCTGCTGCTGGTGGGATCCCAGGAAGGCACCGCCCATCTCCCCCTGGCGGTGCTCAACCCCGGCGATCGGGCCCTGCTGCTCGATCCCTATTACCCCTCCCACATGGGGGGGCTGCATCTGGCTTCCGCCCGCCCCCAGCTGCTGCCGCTCGATCCAGCCGAAGGCTGGCGGCCGGACTTCGGGCGTCTGGCCCCCTCGCAGTGGGATGCCCTCAAGCTGATGGTGCTGGGCTTTCCCCACAACCCCACCGCCACCACCGGTGAGCAGGCCTGGCTGGACGCGGCCATGGACAAGGCTCTGCGGCACGATCTCGTGCTCGCCCACGACAACCCCTACGTGGATCTGGCCCTGGAGGGCGAGGCCCCGGCCCTCCTGCGTCATCCCGGCTGGCGCAAGGGCGGCATCGAGTTCTTCTCCTTCTCCAAGAGCTGGTGCCTGGGGGGCTACCGCCTCGCCTTCGCGATCGGGGCGGAGTGGCTGATCACGGCGCTGCGGCAGCTCAAGGGCGTGGTGGACTTCAACCAGTCCCTGGCCCTGCAGGCCGGGGCGATCGCGGCGCTGGAGCAGGCTCCCGACTGGCCGGCGCGCCTGCGCGCCACCTACCGGCAGCGCCGCGACCGGATGGCCACGGCCCTGGAGGCCGTGGGCTGGCCCGTGCGGCGGCCCAGCATGGCGCTCTACCTCTGGCTCCGGCTGCCGCCGCCGTGGCGGGAGCAGGGCTCCGAGGCCTTCTGCGCCGCCCTGCTGGAGGGCACGGGAGTGGCCCTCACCCCCGGCAACGGGTTCGGGCCGGGTGGGGAGGGCTGGGCGCGGCTGGCGCTGGTGCATCCCGCCGGGGAGCTGGAGCAGGGGGCCGCCCGCATCGGCCCCTGGCTGGCTGCGGCACCGGAACCTTGA
- a CDS encoding DUF721 domain-containing protein — protein MVRGIPSDGSRRRSRRARQEAAGPGGQGQRRIGTVTVLTAPPRAPATPLSTCLDGLQQQWQREGSLGGLWQHWASLAGPQLAPHCRPLRVQGSVLTVGAAPGPWLQALQYNRHQLLASLKAAGFPIREVRITQHHATALPELAAAVEAGSWARHPSRVDVHGMGVCPRCGSPAPRGEMALWGTCSFCRRQALDPGSTPGGAG, from the coding sequence ATGGTGCGTGGCATTCCCAGCGACGGCTCCCGGCGACGCTCCCGCCGGGCCCGGCAGGAGGCTGCCGGGCCCGGCGGACAGGGGCAGCGCCGGATCGGCACGGTCACGGTGCTGACCGCCCCTCCCCGGGCACCGGCCACGCCCCTGTCCACCTGCCTCGATGGGCTCCAGCAGCAGTGGCAGCGGGAGGGCAGTCTGGGAGGACTGTGGCAGCACTGGGCGAGCCTGGCCGGCCCCCAGCTGGCTCCCCACTGCCGTCCCCTACGGGTGCAGGGCTCGGTTCTCACCGTCGGGGCCGCACCGGGCCCCTGGCTGCAGGCCCTGCAGTACAACCGCCACCAGCTGCTGGCCAGCCTGAAGGCGGCCGGCTTCCCCATCCGGGAGGTGCGCATCACCCAGCATCACGCCACAGCGCTGCCCGAGCTGGCCGCCGCCGTGGAGGCAGGCAGCTGGGCGCGCCATCCCAGCCGGGTGGACGTGCACGGCATGGGGGTCTGTCCCCGATGCGGCAGTCCCGCACCGCGCGGGGAGATGGCGCTCTGGGGAACCTGCAGCTTCTGCCGGCGGCAGGCCCTCGACCCCGGCAGCACTCCGGGCGGCGCGGGGTGA
- a CDS encoding M23 family metallopeptidase — protein sequence MARSSLLRALPLALAASAPLLGLVGLGVAQERAAIDPPSPAPAPVPAAAQPEPADPPARPAAPAQVQAPSLRPGVPPVAPARSQRPASPPQPGPEPTRFDRSLDALVRDGIVTPAERDRVRAGARSTPFDVPAHAKACSNGALSAQECRSGVVVRWRGRPGPDAGLAPGGMAGNAGQGLIAGRALATPLTVPVSALLAGAGGGFRLADVFSVTPRPAPISGNGNRTLLFPLIGSAITSSGFGYRLHPVLGSWLMHAGRDLAAPEGTPVVAALSGTVISSGAAGGYGLAIELEHPRPRRRTLYGHLSELYVKPGDRVLQGEVIGRVGSTGLSTGPHLHFELRVPGEGGWLAVDPGDLDPGQAAAGSDAIALLMGQLLQSLERPVSPLLRPAQPAAASAG from the coding sequence ATGGCTCGATCGTCCCTGCTCCGCGCGTTACCCCTGGCCCTGGCCGCTTCGGCGCCCCTGCTGGGGCTCGTGGGTCTTGGCGTCGCCCAGGAGCGCGCCGCCATCGATCCTCCTTCCCCCGCCCCGGCTCCGGTTCCCGCGGCAGCGCAGCCTGAGCCGGCCGATCCCCCCGCCCGTCCTGCCGCTCCGGCTCAGGTCCAGGCCCCTTCGCTCCGCCCCGGCGTCCCCCCCGTGGCCCCGGCCCGTAGCCAGCGCCCGGCTTCGCCTCCCCAGCCAGGCCCCGAGCCCACCCGCTTCGATCGCTCCCTCGATGCTCTCGTACGCGATGGCATCGTCACCCCGGCCGAACGTGATCGCGTCCGGGCTGGAGCCCGTTCCACCCCCTTCGACGTCCCGGCCCATGCCAAGGCCTGCAGCAACGGCGCTCTCTCGGCCCAGGAGTGCCGTAGCGGCGTGGTGGTGCGCTGGCGCGGCCGTCCGGGTCCGGATGCCGGCCTGGCGCCAGGAGGCATGGCGGGAAACGCAGGGCAGGGGCTGATCGCCGGCCGAGCGCTCGCCACCCCCCTCACCGTGCCGGTGTCGGCACTGCTGGCCGGAGCCGGTGGCGGCTTCCGCCTGGCTGATGTGTTTTCGGTCACGCCACGGCCGGCCCCGATCAGCGGCAACGGCAACCGCACCCTTCTGTTTCCCTTGATCGGCTCGGCGATCACCAGCAGCGGGTTCGGCTACCGGTTGCATCCGGTTCTGGGCAGCTGGCTGATGCATGCGGGCCGCGATTTGGCTGCTCCGGAGGGAACACCGGTGGTGGCCGCCCTCAGCGGAACCGTGATCAGCAGCGGCGCGGCCGGTGGTTACGGACTGGCGATCGAGCTTGAGCACCCACGCCCCCGGCGGCGCACCCTCTATGGCCACCTCAGCGAGTTGTATGTCAAGCCCGGTGATCGGGTGCTCCAGGGGGAAGTGATCGGACGGGTGGGCAGCACTGGCCTGAGCACGGGTCCCCACCTGCACTTCGAGTTGCGCGTGCCGGGTGAGGGCGGCTGGCTGGCGGTGGATCCCGGCGATCTCGATCCCGGCCAGGCCGCTGCCGGCAGCGATGCCATCGCTCTGCTGATGGGACAGCTGCTCCAGAGCCTCGAGCGTCCTGTTTCGCCGCTCCTCCGCCCGGCGCAGCCCGCCGCCGCGAGCGCCGGCTGA